The Parambassis ranga chromosome 19, fParRan2.1, whole genome shotgun sequence genome contains a region encoding:
- the rgma gene encoding repulsive guidance molecule A: protein MHSPRERSEVRPRAGWMVMGKRGRPSALEVCRVLAVFFTFFPSVSLQCKILKCNSEFWASTSNSGPEEEFCTALRAYNSCVRRTARTCRGDLTFHSAQHGIEDLMSQHNCSKEGPTSQPRARTPLPPPPPQVLPDSQERSDGPEVCQYERSLPHNTAPPNYTHCGFFGDPHLRTFGDDFQTCKVEGAWPLIHNKYLSVQVTNTPVVPGSLATATSKLTIIFKNFQECVDQKMYHAETDELPAAFADGSKNGGDRHGANTLRVVEKVPGQHVEIQARYIGTTIVVRQVGRYLTFAVRMPEEVVNSVEEGDDQDLYLCLHGCPANQRIDFRNFRNREAEAQSVSRSRSGAGAQGFTYQSAKAKCKERLPVEDLYFQSCVFDLLSSGDINFTMAAYYAFEDVKMLHSNSKRYHIFENDVLVRNAAQRGKDLHLVFLLFLAVLLWSECCTVHL, encoded by the exons ATGCATTCGCCAAG GGAGAGGAGTGAAGTGCGACCCCGAGCTGGATGGATGGTTATGGGGAAGAGAGGGAGACCCTCGGCGCTTGAAGTGTGCAGAGTCCTCGCCGTGTTTTTCACATTCTTCCCCTCTG TGAGTCTGCAGTGCAAGATCCTCAAGTGTAACTCAGAATTTTGGGCCTCAACCTCAAACTCTGGACCGGAGGAGGAGTTTTGCACGGCGCTGCGAGCGTACAACAGCTGTGTACGCCGGACTGCACGAACCTGCAGGGGTGACCTGACATTCCACTCCGCCCAGCATGGCATAGAGGATCTAATGAGTCAACACAACTGCTCCAAAGAGGGGCCAACATCTCAACCACGCGCCCGCACTCcgctccctcctccaccccctcagGTCCTGCCCGACAGCCAAGAACGCTCCGATGGTCCAGAAGTGTGCCAGTACGAGCGCAGTCTTCCGCACAACACAGCACCACCCAACTACACCCACTGTGGCTTCTTCGGAGACCCGCACCTCCGAACATTCGGTGATGACTTCCAGACGTGTAAAGTGGAAGGGGCCTGGCCGCTGATTCACAACAAATACCTGTCTGTCCAGGTGACCAACACTCCTGTAGTACCGGGCTCTTTAGCCACGGCCACAAGCAAG CTGACAATCATCTTTAAGAATTTCCAGGAATGCGTGGATCAGAAGATGTACCACGCAGAAACAGATGAGCTGCCAGCAGCATTTGCTGATGGCTCTAAAAACGGTGGGGATCGGCACGGAGCAAACACTCTGCGTGTGGTGGAGAAGGTTCCTGGGCAGCATGTGGAGATTCAGGCCAGGTACATCGGAACAACCATCGTGGTTCGGCAGGTGGGGCGCTACCTGACATTTGCCGTGCGAATGCCAGAGGAAGTGGTGAACTCTGTGGAGGAGGGTGATGACCAGGACTTGTACTTGTGTCTTCATGGCTGTCCTGCCAACCAGCGCATCGACTTCAGGAACTTCAGAAATCGAGAGGCAGAGGCCCAGAGCgtgagcaggagcaggagtggCGCCGGGGCACAAGGCTTCACCTACCAGTCAGCAAAGGCCAAGTGCAAGGAGCGGCTCCCCGTAGAGGATCTGTACTTTCAGTCCTGTGTGTttgacctcctctcctctggagACATAAACTTCACCATGGCAGCCTACTACGCCTTCGAGGATGTAAAAATGCTCCACTCAAACAGCAAGAGATACCACATCTTTGAAAATGATGTTTTAGTAAGAAATGCagcacagagagggaaagaTTTACATTtagtcttcctcctcttcctcgctgtCTTATTGTGGAGTGAATGTTGCACAGTTCATCTATAG